In a single window of the Coffea eugenioides isolate CCC68of chromosome 3, Ceug_1.0, whole genome shotgun sequence genome:
- the LOC113765644 gene encoding UDP-glycosyltransferase 75C1-like — translation MKNQQHHILISCLAAQGHLNPTFQLAKSLARAGARVTFATTVYGFSRIKNLPSFSGLSFASFSDGYDDAESRKNIKFDSFFADLTHVGSKNLTKLIQTLSDEDRPVTFLIYGIMMPWAAEVASGMNIPSAFLSFQCAAALAIYHKYFNSQDGVYDGVRKIEPSISVKLPDLPLFENCDLPTILVPTDPQFASGPPIFHEHIRALEKDSKPCVLVNTFAELEEASIRAIVDHMNVIPIGPLLPCVHSNGNDLFDKSVSLDLFECHENDYLQWLDSKPEKSVVYTAFGSLTKLKKDEKLEILHGLEETGRHYMIVMRAVENEDEEVKEMMENGLNGKGKIVPWCSQMEVLCHKSIGCFLTHCGWNSTLESLVAGVPIVGCPHFADQTTNAKLIEEVWSNGVRAKANEDGVVGREEIKRCVDVLMGGGEKEEEIRRNAAKWRGLALEAMKENGSSHNNFKLFLDSLDN, via the coding sequence ATGAAGAATCAGCAGCACCACATTCTCATCAGTTGTCTAGCAGCCCAAGGCCATCTCAACCCCACTTTTCAGCTAGCAAAGAGCCTCGCACGAGCTGGTGCACGAGTCACTTTTGCCACCACCGTCTATGGCTTTAGCCGCATCAAAAACCTGCCGTCCTTTTCTGGTCTTTCCTTTGCCTCCTTCTCCGACGGCTACGACGATGCAGAGTCAAGAAAGAACATCAAATTTGATAGCTTCTTTGCCGATTTAACACATGTTGGATCCAAAAACCTCACGAAGTTGATCCAAACTTTGTCGGATGAGGACCGGCCGGTTACTTTCTTAATCTACGGTATTATGATGCCTTGGGCGGCTGAGGTTGCTAGTGGAATGAACATCCCATCTGCTTTTCTATCTTTTCAGTGTGCTGCTGCTTTAGCTATTTATCACAAGTACTTCAATAGCCAGGATGGTGTATATGATGGCGTTCGCAAAATTGAACCCTCCATTTCCGTCAAGTTACCTGATCTTCCGTTGTTTGAAAATTGTGATTTGCCCACCATTCTTGTACCCACTGATCCACAATTTGCTTCAGGCCCGCCTATTTTTCATGAGCACATAAGAGCCCTGGAGAAAGATTCTAAGCCTTGCGTACTGGTCAACACTTTTGCCGAGTTGGAAGAAGCATCAATCAGAGCTATTGTTGATCACATGAATGTGATCCCAATTGGACCTTTACTTCCTTGTGTTCATTCGAATGGGAATGATTTATTTGACAAGTCTGTCagtcttgatttatttgaatgTCACGAAAATGATTATCTCCAGTGGTTGGATTCAAAGCCCGAAAAGTCTGTGGTTTATACAGCATTTGGAAGTCTAACGAAGTTAAAGAAAGATGAAAAGTTAGAGATTTTGCACGGATTAGAGGAAACTGGCAGGCATTACATGATTGTTATGCGAGCAGTGGAGAATGAAGATGAAGAAGTAAAGGAAATGATGGAAAATGGGCTGAATGGAAAGGGGAAAATAGTGCCATGGTGTTCACAGATGGAGGTACTTTGTCACAAGTCAATAGGGTGTTTTCTCACGCACTGTGGGTGGAATTCAACCCTGGAGAGTCTAGTTGCTGGTGTTCCAATTGTGGGATGCCCACATTTTGCTGATCAGACAACAAATGCTAAGCTGATTGAGGAAGTTTGGAGCAACGGGGTGAGAGCAAAAGCTAATGAAGATGGGGTGGTGGGGAGAGAAGAGATCAAGAGATGTGTGGATGTTTTGATGGGAGGTGGAGAAAAGGAGGAAGAAATTAGAAGAAATGCTGCTAAGTGGAGAGGCTTGGCTTTGGAGGCTATGAAGGAAAATGGATCTTCACACAACAATTTCAAATTGTTTTTGGATAGTTTGGATAATTAA